A window of the Henckelia pumila isolate YLH828 chromosome 3, ASM3356847v2, whole genome shotgun sequence genome harbors these coding sequences:
- the LOC140891601 gene encoding uncharacterized protein encodes MGKDRDPTAEAANGAAPSRHGHRTSKSNHESESEPDPDSDSDTDFEEGSRKPEARRKRSKSSKSKTRISASRRKRSRDSDSCSSSSDYDSESESESDYSSDSEEERRRRRKERRKEKERKEKKKKRKRREEEKKRKDKKRRDKKKEKDKGKKGAVTNSWGKYGIIKETDMWNKRPEFLAWLAEVKQVNLESLPNWEEKQLFKDFMEDHNTATFPSKKYYDIDAYYLAKMKKEEKRGYSKVQDTERTVFNDEEQRRLELRIERERQKEEQVAALKGSMQSGMAQAMKEQAQLREEMALQYKIGNHEAAAAIQRRLDPDIAM; translated from the exons ATGGGCAAGGACAGGGACCCAACCGCCGAAGCGGCCAACGGAGCCGCGCCGTCTAGACACGGCCACCGCACGTCCAAATCCAATCATGAATCCGAATCTGAACCCGACCCGGATTCAGACTCCGACACCGACTTCGAAGAGGGATCCAGAAAACCAGAAGCTAGGAGAAAGCGAAGCAAGAGCAGTAAGAGCAAAACCCGAATCTCCGCTTCGAGGAGAAAACGGTCGAGAGACAGTGATTCTTGTTCGTCATCTTCAGATTACGATTCGGAGTCGGAATCCGAGTCTGACTACTCATCGGATTCGGAGGAGGAGAGGAGGCGCCGGAGGAAGGAGAGGAGGAAGGAGAAGGAGAggaaggagaagaagaagaaaaggaagagaagagaagaagagaagaagaggaAGGATAAGAAAAGGCGTGATAAGAAGAAAGAGAAAGATAAGGGTAAGAAAGGTGCCGTCACCAACTCGTGGGGAAAGTATGGAATTATCAAAGAAACTGATATGTG gAATAAACGACCAGAGTTTCTTGCGTGGTTGGCAGAAGTGAAGCAG GTGAATCTGGAAAGTCTGCCTAACTGGGAAGAGAAGCAGCTGTTTAAAGa TTTCATGGAGGATCATAACACGGCTACATTTCCATCAAAAAA ATATTATGATATTGATGCTTACTATCTTGCTAAAATGAAAAAGGAAGAGAAAAGGGGATATTCAAAGGTTCAAGACACCGAACGAACTGTGTTCAATGACGAAGAACAGCGGAG GCTAGAACTTCGGATAGAACGGGAAAGACAGAAGGAAGAACAAGTGGCGGCATTAAAGGGTTCCATGCAAAGTGGAATG GCTCAAGCAATGAAAGAGCAAGCTCAGCTGAGGGAAGAGATGGCGCTCCAatacaaaatcggtaaccatGAG GCAGCCGCCGCTATCCAGAGAAGGCTGGACCCAGATATTGCAATGTAA
- the LOC140887406 gene encoding external alternative NAD(P)H-ubiquinone oxidoreductase B1, mitochondrial-like, with the protein MRFLASFSRIIRDNSASTKLLVLCSLSSGGLIAYAESPSDGRSVTKNLNETEKKRVVVLGTGWAGISFLKDLDISSYDVQVVSPRNYFAFTPLLPSVTCGTVEARSIVEPVRNMIKKRNGEVRYWEAECLKIDPVSKQIFCRSSVDENLAGNNDFSLEYDFLVVACGAQVNTFNTPGVLENCHFLKEVEDAQRIRRTVIDCFEKAVLPGLTDDERLTNLHFVIVGGGPTGVEFAAELHDFLHDDLVKIYPSVKDFVNITVIQSGDHILNTFDERISSFAEQKFQRDGIKVLTGHRVMSVSDRTINMKKKVSGEDVSIPHGMVVWSTGVGTRPVVKDFMEQIGQGTRRILAIDEWLRVKGCEDVYALGDCATVDQRKVMEDISSIFKAADKDNSGTLTMEEFQDVIEDIIIRYPQVELYLKSKHLFEVTDFLQDVYGNNKKEVNIEEFKLALSLCDKQMKSLPATAQVAAQQGAYLSRCFNIRKKCEQNPEGPRKFKSGGRHEFLPFQYRHLGQFAPLGGEQTAAELPGDWVSMGRSTQWLWYSVYASKQVSWRTRFLVVGDWSRRFVFGRDSSRI; encoded by the exons ATGAGATTTCTCGCCAGTTTTAGCAGGATTATCCGTGACAATTCTGCTTCCACCAAGCTGTTGGTGCTATGCTCTCTCAG TAGCGGAGGCCTAATTGCATATGCAGAATCACCTTCAGATGGTAGATCAGTGACAAAAAATCTAAATGAAACGGAAAAGAAAAGAGTGGTAGTGCTTGGAACAGGCTGGGCTGGTATCAGCTTCCTGAAAGATCTGGATATTTCATCGTATGATGTTCAGGTGGTTTCACCCAGAAATTACTTTGCATTCACCCCATTGTTACCTAGTGTCACATGTGGAACAGTTGAGGCACGAAGCATTGTAGAACCAGTTCGGAACATGATAAAAAAG AGAAATGGAGAAGTGAGGTACTGGGAGGCAGAATGCCTTAAGATTGATCCTGTGAGCAAACAAATTTTCTGCAGGTCCAGTGTTGATGAAAATTTAGCTGGGAATAATGACTTTTCTTTAGAATATGATTTCTTGGTTGTGGCATGTGGAGCACAAGTAAACACCTTTAATACTCCTGGTGTATTGGAGAACTGTCACTTTCTCAAG GAAGTAGAGGATGCTCAAAGAATTCGTAGGACAGTGATAGATTGTTTTGAGAAAGCCGTGCTTCCAGGGCTGACTGATGACGAGAGACTGACTAACCTCCACTTTGTAATAGTTGGAGGGGGTCCAACTGGTGTTGAATTTGCAGCAGAGCTACATGATTTCTTACATGACGATTTGGTAAAAATTTATCCCTCAGTTAAAGATTTTGTGAACATAACTGTGATCCAATCTGGCGATCACATCTTGAACAC GTTTGATGAAAGGATTAGCTCATTTGCCGAGCAGAAATTTCAAAGAGATGGCATTAAAGTTTTAACAGGACATAGAGTCATGAGTGTCTCAGACAGAACAATTAACATGAAGAAAAAGGTTTCGGGGGAGGATGTTTCTATACCACATGGAATGGTTGTATGGTCAACTGGTGTTGGGACTCGGCCAGTCGTGAAGGACTTTATGGAACAAATTGGCCAG GGCACCAGGCGTATCCTTGCGATTGATGAATGGTTGCGAGTGAAGGGATGTGAGGATGTATATGCCCTTGGTGATTGTGCCACTGTAGATCAACGTAAAGTCATG gaAGATATTTCATCCATATTTAAAGCGGCGGACAAAGACAATTCCGGTACCCTAACTATGGAAGAATTTCAAGATGTGATCGAAGATATCATCATTCGTTACCCTCAAGTGGAATTGTATTTGAAGAGCAAACATCTGTTTGAAGTTACTGACTTCCTGCAAGACGTGTACGGAAATAATAAAAAAGAGGTAAATATTGAAGAGTTCAAGTTAGCACTCTCGCTCTGTGATAAACAGATGAAGAGTCTTCCTGCTACTGCTCAA GTTGCTGCTCAACAAGGGGCATACCTTTCTAGGTGCTTTAATATAAGGAAGAAATGTGAACAAAATCCGGAAGGTCCTCGCAAATTCAAAAGTGGAGGCCGACATGAATTTCTCCCCTTTCA GTACCGGCATCTTGGTCAGTTCGCACCACTTGGAGGGGAACAAACAGCTGCGGAGCTGCCTGGAGACTGGGTTTCCATGGGTCGTAGCACGCAATGGCTTTGGTATTCTGTGTATGCAAG TAAGCAAGTTAGCTGGCGTACACGGTTTCTGGTAGTCGGTGACTGGTCTAGGCGATTCGTGTTTGGGAGAGATTCAAGTCGTATCTGA
- the LOC140892848 gene encoding QWRF motif-containing protein 3-like isoform X1: protein MKTHGGATTVSDHSLKSTKPKSIQVSSKFLSPNSSTSSSTEYGIQSPNSILSPIRQKPRSSVDSKKHKSLENSGFFRGLWPSSSTLSPSKPPDTLADHLGNERLKDMSETKHDRNQEFLISRQRSCTGLSRFQSGKKSDAKENHMPNFGRFKFHGKSSKSSDSLDDRNVGRIEPGRFSVDGIALRNKSFGRGAVASDSESEHSDLCSGASFESQATGKKSQLASYMAPTMSSRKHGAEDPPKSKHDLRRWSAESIASNPKPFPPADTKSPRIFTLKNSMKKNGSKWAMSPGRSGSPTAESVSSPKPPTSPSRGKGGVGNILTMGIELLKGKKSSSTSTASSPLGPGSAEIAQELRLLHNRLVQWRYANARAEDVAGNVVSYAERDFLYAWNSIDKLQHSVVQKKLQLQSERLEFKFNYILTSHMKQLQRWGNMEREHLSAVTRTKESLHAVVCRIPLVDGAKGEKPSVSFAVRHADDVAAAIDLKLTTCSPMILEKTAGLLFELAMVVTQEKQLLEECLELFRNISALEMQERSLKSTVMQSKLMQQHHILSA from the exons ATGAAGACCCACGGCGGAGCCACCACCGTCTCCGATCATTCGCTAAAATCCACGAAGCCCAAATCCATACAAGTGAGTTCGAAATTCCTCTCGCCGAATTCCAGTACATCATCATCGACTGAATATGGCATTCAATCTCCAAACAGCATCCTTTCTCCGATAAGGCAGAAGCCCAGGTCATCCGTTGACTCAAAAAAGCACAAGAGCCTCGAAAACTCGGGCTTTTTCCGCGGGCTTTGGCCCTCATCCTCGACCCTTTCACCTTCGAAGCCTCCGGACACTCTGGCGGATCACCTCGGAAACGAGAGACTCAAAGACATGTCTGAGACCAAACACGATCGGAATCAAGAgttcctcatcagtagacaaAGAAGCTGCACGGGATTAAGCAGGTTCCAGAGTGGGAAAAAAAGTGATGCCAAAGAAAACCATATGCCTAATTTCGGCAGGTTCAAATTCCATGGCAAATCATCGAAATCTTCTGATTCACTTGATGATCGAAACGTGGGTCGCATCGAGCCTGGAAGATTTTCAGTTGACGGGATCGCATTGCGTAATAAATCATTCGGCAGAGGCGCAGTAGCATCCGACTCCGAATCAGAACACAGCGATTTGTGTTCCGGCGCCAGTTTTGAATCTCAGGCGACCGGAAAAAAATCCCAGCTGGCATCATACATGGCTCCGACCATGAGTTCAAGAAAGCATGGGGCCGAAGATCCACCGAAATCTAAGCATGATTTGAGAAGATGGAGTGCCGAATCCATCGCTAGTAATCCGAAGCCATTTCCACCTGCAGATACCAAATCTCCGAGGATATTCACTTTAAAGAACTCGATGAAGAAGAATGGTTCCAAGTGGGCTATGTCCCCGGGCCGATCGGGCTCTCCGACAGCAGAGAGCGTGTCGAGTCCGAAGCCTCCAACAAGCCCGTCTAGGGGAAAAGGAGGAGTTGGAAATATTCTTACCATGGGCATTGAATTGTTGAAAGGCAAGAAATCTAGTTCCACTAGTACTGCATCATCACCTCTCGGGCCGGGCTCGGCGGAGATTGCTCAGGAACTAAGGTTGTTGCATAACAGGTTGGTACAATGGAGGTACGCTAATGCCAGAGCCGAGGACGTCGCCGGAAACGTCGTTAGCTACGCCGAG AGAGATTTTCTATACGCATGGAATAGTATTGATAAACTCCAACATTCTGTGGTACAAAAAAAACTGCAGCTGCAATCGGAGAGGCTAGAGTTCAAATTTAATTACATACTCACCTCTCAT ATGAAGCAGCTGCAGAGGTGGGGAAATATGGAAAGAGAACACTTGTCTGCAGTCACTAGGACCAAGGAATCTTTGCATGCTGTTGTCTGTAGGATACCCCTCGTTGACGGGGCAAAG GGCGAGAAACCATCAGTTTCCTTTGCCGTCAGACATGCGGACGATGTGGCAGCTGCTATCGACTTAAAGCTAACTACTTGCTCACCAATG ATATTGGAGAAGACTGCAGGATTACTTTTTGAATTAGCAATGGTAGTCACACAAGAGAAGCAACTGTTAGAAGAATGTTTGGAGCTTTTCAGAAATATTTCTGCATTAGAG ATGCAAGAAAGGAGTTTGAAGAGCACCGTTATGCAATCTAAATTGATGCAGCAGCACCATATCTTGTCCGCATAG
- the LOC140892848 gene encoding QWRF motif-containing protein 3-like isoform X2, with product MKTHGGATTVSDHSLKSTKPKSIQVSSKFLSPNSSTSSSTEYGIQSPNSILSPIRQKPRSSVDSKKHKSLENSGFFRGLWPSSSTLSPSKPPDTLADHLGNERLKDMSETKHDRNQEFLISRQRSCTGLSRFQSGKKSDAKENHMPNFGRFKFHGKSSKSSDSLDDRNVGRIEPGRFSVDGIALRNKSFGRGAVASDSESEHSDLCSGASFESQATGKKSQLASYMAPTMSSRKHGAEDPPKSKHDLRRWSAESIASNPKPFPPADTKSPRIFTLKNSMKKNGSKWAMSPGRSGSPTAESVSSPKPPTSPSRGKGGVGNILTMGIELLKGKKSSSTSTASSPLGPGSAEIAQELRLLHNRLVQWRYANARAEDVAGNVVSYAEMKQLQRWGNMEREHLSAVTRTKESLHAVVCRIPLVDGAKGEKPSVSFAVRHADDVAAAIDLKLTTCSPMILEKTAGLLFELAMVVTQEKQLLEECLELFRNISALEMQERSLKSTVMQSKLMQQHHILSA from the exons ATGAAGACCCACGGCGGAGCCACCACCGTCTCCGATCATTCGCTAAAATCCACGAAGCCCAAATCCATACAAGTGAGTTCGAAATTCCTCTCGCCGAATTCCAGTACATCATCATCGACTGAATATGGCATTCAATCTCCAAACAGCATCCTTTCTCCGATAAGGCAGAAGCCCAGGTCATCCGTTGACTCAAAAAAGCACAAGAGCCTCGAAAACTCGGGCTTTTTCCGCGGGCTTTGGCCCTCATCCTCGACCCTTTCACCTTCGAAGCCTCCGGACACTCTGGCGGATCACCTCGGAAACGAGAGACTCAAAGACATGTCTGAGACCAAACACGATCGGAATCAAGAgttcctcatcagtagacaaAGAAGCTGCACGGGATTAAGCAGGTTCCAGAGTGGGAAAAAAAGTGATGCCAAAGAAAACCATATGCCTAATTTCGGCAGGTTCAAATTCCATGGCAAATCATCGAAATCTTCTGATTCACTTGATGATCGAAACGTGGGTCGCATCGAGCCTGGAAGATTTTCAGTTGACGGGATCGCATTGCGTAATAAATCATTCGGCAGAGGCGCAGTAGCATCCGACTCCGAATCAGAACACAGCGATTTGTGTTCCGGCGCCAGTTTTGAATCTCAGGCGACCGGAAAAAAATCCCAGCTGGCATCATACATGGCTCCGACCATGAGTTCAAGAAAGCATGGGGCCGAAGATCCACCGAAATCTAAGCATGATTTGAGAAGATGGAGTGCCGAATCCATCGCTAGTAATCCGAAGCCATTTCCACCTGCAGATACCAAATCTCCGAGGATATTCACTTTAAAGAACTCGATGAAGAAGAATGGTTCCAAGTGGGCTATGTCCCCGGGCCGATCGGGCTCTCCGACAGCAGAGAGCGTGTCGAGTCCGAAGCCTCCAACAAGCCCGTCTAGGGGAAAAGGAGGAGTTGGAAATATTCTTACCATGGGCATTGAATTGTTGAAAGGCAAGAAATCTAGTTCCACTAGTACTGCATCATCACCTCTCGGGCCGGGCTCGGCGGAGATTGCTCAGGAACTAAGGTTGTTGCATAACAGGTTGGTACAATGGAGGTACGCTAATGCCAGAGCCGAGGACGTCGCCGGAAACGTCGTTAGCTACGCCGAG ATGAAGCAGCTGCAGAGGTGGGGAAATATGGAAAGAGAACACTTGTCTGCAGTCACTAGGACCAAGGAATCTTTGCATGCTGTTGTCTGTAGGATACCCCTCGTTGACGGGGCAAAG GGCGAGAAACCATCAGTTTCCTTTGCCGTCAGACATGCGGACGATGTGGCAGCTGCTATCGACTTAAAGCTAACTACTTGCTCACCAATG ATATTGGAGAAGACTGCAGGATTACTTTTTGAATTAGCAATGGTAGTCACACAAGAGAAGCAACTGTTAGAAGAATGTTTGGAGCTTTTCAGAAATATTTCTGCATTAGAG ATGCAAGAAAGGAGTTTGAAGAGCACCGTTATGCAATCTAAATTGATGCAGCAGCACCATATCTTGTCCGCATAG
- the LOC140892848 gene encoding QWRF motif-containing protein 3-like isoform X3 produces the protein MKTHGGATTVSDHSLKSTKPKSIQVSSKFLSPNSSTSSSTEYGIQSPNSILSPIRQKPRSSVDSKKHKSLENSGFFRGLWPSSSTLSPSKPPDTLADHLGNERLKDMSETKHDRNQEFLISRQRSCTGLSRFQSGKKSDAKENHMPNFGRFKFHGKSSKSSDSLDDRNVGRIEPGRFSVDGIALRNKSFGRGAVASDSESEHSDLCSGASFESQATGKKSQLASYMAPTMSSRKHGAEDPPKSKHDLRRWSAESIASNPKPFPPADTKSPRIFTLKNSMKKNGSKWAMSPGRSGSPTAESVSSPKPPTSPSRGKGGVGNILTMGIELLKGKKSSSTSTASSPLGPGSAEIAQELRLLHNRLVQWRYANARAEDVAGNVVSYAERDFLYAWNSIDKLQHSVVQKKLQLQSERLEFKFNYILTSHMKQLQRWGNMEREHLSAVTRTKESLHAVVCRIPLVDGAKV, from the exons ATGAAGACCCACGGCGGAGCCACCACCGTCTCCGATCATTCGCTAAAATCCACGAAGCCCAAATCCATACAAGTGAGTTCGAAATTCCTCTCGCCGAATTCCAGTACATCATCATCGACTGAATATGGCATTCAATCTCCAAACAGCATCCTTTCTCCGATAAGGCAGAAGCCCAGGTCATCCGTTGACTCAAAAAAGCACAAGAGCCTCGAAAACTCGGGCTTTTTCCGCGGGCTTTGGCCCTCATCCTCGACCCTTTCACCTTCGAAGCCTCCGGACACTCTGGCGGATCACCTCGGAAACGAGAGACTCAAAGACATGTCTGAGACCAAACACGATCGGAATCAAGAgttcctcatcagtagacaaAGAAGCTGCACGGGATTAAGCAGGTTCCAGAGTGGGAAAAAAAGTGATGCCAAAGAAAACCATATGCCTAATTTCGGCAGGTTCAAATTCCATGGCAAATCATCGAAATCTTCTGATTCACTTGATGATCGAAACGTGGGTCGCATCGAGCCTGGAAGATTTTCAGTTGACGGGATCGCATTGCGTAATAAATCATTCGGCAGAGGCGCAGTAGCATCCGACTCCGAATCAGAACACAGCGATTTGTGTTCCGGCGCCAGTTTTGAATCTCAGGCGACCGGAAAAAAATCCCAGCTGGCATCATACATGGCTCCGACCATGAGTTCAAGAAAGCATGGGGCCGAAGATCCACCGAAATCTAAGCATGATTTGAGAAGATGGAGTGCCGAATCCATCGCTAGTAATCCGAAGCCATTTCCACCTGCAGATACCAAATCTCCGAGGATATTCACTTTAAAGAACTCGATGAAGAAGAATGGTTCCAAGTGGGCTATGTCCCCGGGCCGATCGGGCTCTCCGACAGCAGAGAGCGTGTCGAGTCCGAAGCCTCCAACAAGCCCGTCTAGGGGAAAAGGAGGAGTTGGAAATATTCTTACCATGGGCATTGAATTGTTGAAAGGCAAGAAATCTAGTTCCACTAGTACTGCATCATCACCTCTCGGGCCGGGCTCGGCGGAGATTGCTCAGGAACTAAGGTTGTTGCATAACAGGTTGGTACAATGGAGGTACGCTAATGCCAGAGCCGAGGACGTCGCCGGAAACGTCGTTAGCTACGCCGAG AGAGATTTTCTATACGCATGGAATAGTATTGATAAACTCCAACATTCTGTGGTACAAAAAAAACTGCAGCTGCAATCGGAGAGGCTAGAGTTCAAATTTAATTACATACTCACCTCTCAT ATGAAGCAGCTGCAGAGGTGGGGAAATATGGAAAGAGAACACTTGTCTGCAGTCACTAGGACCAAGGAATCTTTGCATGCTGTTGTCTGTAGGATACCCCTCGTTGACGGGGCAAAGGTATAA